Part of the Kineococcus aurantiacus genome, ACCTTGCGCCGCAACGCGTTGAAGCGGAAGGACCCCTCCCCCAGGGCGAGCAGGACGAGCGAGGCCCACTTGGCGGTGACGTCCTCGAACGCGGCCCGGGAGGTGCAGTCGCGGGCGAAGACGTCCGCGACGAGGTCCTGCGGCGGCGAGGCGTTCTCCATGCGGTCAAGGGTACCGCGGGAACACATGGCACTGTGGAATGGTTAGTGCCATCGATCGCGCAGCACCCACCCAGGAGGAACCATGACCACGTACGCCGTCACCGCCGCCAGCGGCCACCTCGGACGCCTCGCCGTCGAGGCCCTGCTCGAGCGCGGCGTGCCCGCCGCCGACGTCGTCGCCGTCGTCCGCACCCCCGCCAAGGTCGCCGACCTCGCCGACCGCGGCGTCGTCGTCCGCCCCGGCGACTACTCCGACCCCGCCTCCCTGCCCGCCGCGCTCGCGGGCGTCGACCGGCTGCTGCTCGTCTCCGGCAGCGAGGTCGGGCAGCGCGTCGCCCAGCACACCAACGTCGTCGAGGCCGCGAAGGCCGCCGGGGTGCAGCGGATCGTCTACACGTCCCTGCTGCGCGCCGACACCACGCAGAGCCCGCTGGCCCCCGAGCACAAGGCCACCGAGGAGGTCCTCGCCGCCTCCGGCCTGCAGCACGTCGTCCTGCGCAACAGCTGGTACCTCGAGAACTACACCGAACGGCTCGGCGAGTACCTCGGCTCCGGCCAGGTCCTCGGCGCCACCCACGGCGGGAAGGTCTCGGCCGCCACCCGCGCCGACTACGCCGCCGCCGCCGCGGCCGCCCTGGTCGGCGAGGACACCACCAGCCGCACCCACGAGCTGGCCGGGACCACCTTCGACTTCACCGAGCTCGCCGCCACGATCACCGACGTCACCGGCACGACCGTCGTCTCCCGCGACCTCCCCGGCGAGGAGTACGAGCAGGCGCTGACCGGGTTCGGCCTGGACGCCGGCACGGCCGGTTTCGTCGCCGCCCTCGACGCCTCGATCGCCCGCGGGGACCTGTTCACCGACTCGCGCGACCTGGAGCAGCTCATCGGCCGCCCCGCCACCACCCTGGCCGAGGCCGTCCGCGCCGCCCACACCGCCGCCTGACGCACCGGCCCGCGGGGTGGGGCACGATCGGGGGGTGCCCCGTCCCCTGCCCCGGCTGCCGCTGAGCGCGGTGTTCCCGCCCGCCCCCGGCCCCGGCACCCCCGGGGACCCGGGGGTCATCGCCCCCGGCGGGCCCTTCCGGCGGGTCAGCGCCGAACGGGCCGTCGTCCTCGGCGGCCCGGCGGCGATCCTCCTGCAGGTCGCGCACCCGCTGGTCGCCGAGGGCGTGGCCGTGCACAGCGACTACGCCGCCGGGCCCGCGCGGCGCCTGCTCGGGACCCTGCAGGCCGCCCTCACCGTGACCTTCGGGGACACCGATCAGGCCCGCGCCGCGGCCCGGGAGGTGGGGCGCGCCCACGCCCCCGTGCGCGGCACGACCCGCAGCGCGGTGCCGGGGACCCCGGCGGGCACCCCGTACCGCGCGAACGACCCCGACCTGGCGCTGTGGGTCCACGCCACGCTGGTGTGGACGGCGCGCCGGGTGGCCGAGCGGTACGCCGGGGTCCGGCTGACCCCGGCCGAGCGGGAAGGGCACTGGCAGGAGTCCAAACCCTTCGCGCGGCTGTTCGCCGTCCCCGACCAGGTGCTGCCCGGGACGGTCGCGGAGTTCGACGACTACGTCGCCCGCACCCTGCGCGGCCTCGTCGTCACCGACGCCGCGCGCGCCGTCGCCCGCGACGTCCTCACCCAGCGCACCTCCCCTCCCCTGCCGGGGGTCGCGGCGCTGGCCCGCAGCATCACGGCCGACGTCCTGCCCGCCCGGATCGCCGGGGCCTACGGGCTGCCCCTGTCCCCCGGCCGGCGCGCGGCCGCCGGCCTCACCCGCGGGCTGCTGCGCGCGGCGCGCCCGGTCCTGCCGCGGGGCGTCGCGCAGTGGCCGCACGCCGAGGTCGCGCGGCGGCGCGTTCAGGCGTTGCAGCCGCGGGCGTCCACCCGCCAGGGCTGAGACCCCACCACCTGCAGCTCGTCGGCCAGGTTCACGGCCGAGCACACGTGGTTGGGCACCAGGCGCACGCGCGTGCCCACCGGGGCGTCGAAGCCCGTGATGGTCGCGTGGTGCTCCGACAGCGCGCTGACCCGCGCGTCCGGGTGGTCCAGGAGCCGGCCGAAACCGCTGGCGTACCCGGGCCGGTCGGCGCCCAGGACCTTGCTGCCCGCGTCGGCGACGACCCGGCCGGGGAAGCGGGCCACGACCGTCGCCACGACGGTCAGGGCGATGTCGGCGGGGTCGGTGGTGCCCAGCTCCCACTGCTGGGCGTCGCCGAAGACGTACACCCCGGGCCGGTACTCCGTCAGGACGTCCCGGTCGGCGAAGCCCAGCGACGGCGTGGACCCGCCGCTGACGACGCGGGCCGCGACGCCCTCGGCCGCCAGCGACTCCACCGCTCGCGCCAGTTCCCGCGCCTCGTCGGCGGCCGCGGCCGCCCGGCCGTCGGGGCTGTAGGAGTGCCCGGGGAAGGCGAACACGCCGTCCACGACGAGCCCCGCGTCCCGCGCCGCCGCCGCGATCCGGCCGGCGTCGGCGGCGGGGGCGCCGCTGCGCCCCATCCCCGGGTCGACCTCGACGAGCACGTGCAGGCCCGGCAGCTGCGGCAGCGCCTCGGTCCCGCTGATCCCGACGCTGACGCGGGCGCGCTCACCGAGCGCCCGCACCCGCGCGGTCCGCTCGGCGTCCAGGAACACCGGGTAGGCGATGAACAGGTCGTCGCAGACCTGCGCGAACACCTCGGCCTCCGAGACCGTCGCGACGCTCAGCCCGACCGCTCCGGCCGCGAGCTGGCGGCGGGCGACCTCCAGGGACTTGTGGGTCTTGGCGTGCGGGCGGACGGCCAGCCCGGACAGCGCGGCGTGGGTGCGGGCGAGGTTGGCCTCGACCCGCCCGGGGTCGACGAGCAGGTGCGGGGTGGCGGTCACGAGGCCATCGTGCCCGCCCCGGCCCGCCCGCCGGGCTACGGTGACCGGCGTGCCCGCGCTCACCGCCGAGACCGTCACCGCCGCCGCCGACGTCGCCGCCCGCTGGATCGCCTTCCGCTGCGAGCGGTCGCAGGTCCCGGGGGTGCAGTTCGCGGTCCGCCTCGGCGGGGAACTGCTGCACTCCAGCGCCCACGGGTCCGCCGACCTCGGGCGCGGTGCGCCGCTGACCACCGGCCACGTGTTCCGCGTCGCCTCGCACTCCAAGACCTTCACGGCGACGGCCGTGCTGCGCCTGGCCGAGCAGGGCCGGCTGCGCCTGGACGACGACCTCGCCACCCACGTGCCCTGGGTGGCCGGGGAGGACGCCGAACTGGGGCGGGCGAGCCTGCGGGAACTGCTGGGCCACGCCGCGGGGGTGACCCGCGACGGGACCGCGGGCGACCACTGGCAGCTCGCCGGGGAGTTCCCCGACGTGGCCGCGGTGCGGGCCGCGGTGCGCACCGGGGGTTCCCTGCTGCCCCGGTCCTCCCGCTTCAAGTACTCCAACGTCGGGTACGCGCTGCTGGGCCTCGTCGTCGAGGCCGTCACCGGGACCGGCTACGCCGACCACCTGCGCGAGGTCCTGGCCCCGCTGGGGTTGTCGCGCACGACACCGGACCTGCCCGCGGCCGGCGAGCTGGCCACGGGCTACTCCGCGCTGGCGGCCGGCCCGCGCCGGCCGCTGCCGCACGCCGCGACCGGGGCGATGGCACCCGCGGCGGGTTTCTGCTCCACGGCCGAGGACCTCACGGCGTGGTTCACCTCCCACGCCGAGGGCCGGGAGGGGCTGCTGTCCCCGCGCTCCCGGCGGCTCGCGCAGCGGGCGGAGTGGAGCACCGGGCCGGGGCCGGGGACCTACGGGCTGGGGTTCGGCCGCGACGAGGTCGGCGGCCGGGACCTCGTCGGGCACGGCGGCGGGTTCCCCGGCCACGCCACCCGCAGCCTGCTGGACCCGCGCAGCGGCCTGGCCGTCAGCGTCCTGACGAACTGCGCCGACGGCCCCGCCGGTGAGTTCGCCCTGGGCGCGGTGAAGCTCGTCGACCTGTTCGCGCAGCGCTGGTCTCCCGTGCGTGCGGGCGTGACCCCGGGCGTGGACCTGGACGCCTTCTGCGGGCGCTGGGCCAGCCTGTGGGGCGTGACCGACGTCGTGCGGGCCGGCGGGAGCCTTCTGGTGCTCGACCCCGACTCCGGCGAACCCGCCGACGCGCCCAAGGTCCTGGAGGTCCTCGACGCCCGCACGCTGCG contains:
- a CDS encoding NAD(P)H-binding protein, whose translation is MTTYAVTAASGHLGRLAVEALLERGVPAADVVAVVRTPAKVADLADRGVVVRPGDYSDPASLPAALAGVDRLLLVSGSEVGQRVAQHTNVVEAAKAAGVQRIVYTSLLRADTTQSPLAPEHKATEEVLAASGLQHVVLRNSWYLENYTERLGEYLGSGQVLGATHGGKVSAATRADYAAAAAAALVGEDTTSRTHELAGTTFDFTELAATITDVTGTTVVSRDLPGEEYEQALTGFGLDAGTAGFVAALDASIARGDLFTDSRDLEQLIGRPATTLAEAVRAAHTAA
- a CDS encoding oxygenase MpaB family protein, with product MPRPLPRLPLSAVFPPAPGPGTPGDPGVIAPGGPFRRVSAERAVVLGGPAAILLQVAHPLVAEGVAVHSDYAAGPARRLLGTLQAALTVTFGDTDQARAAAREVGRAHAPVRGTTRSAVPGTPAGTPYRANDPDLALWVHATLVWTARRVAERYAGVRLTPAEREGHWQESKPFARLFAVPDQVLPGTVAEFDDYVARTLRGLVVTDAARAVARDVLTQRTSPPLPGVAALARSITADVLPARIAGAYGLPLSPGRRAAAGLTRGLLRAARPVLPRGVAQWPHAEVARRRVQALQPRASTRQG
- a CDS encoding serine hydrolase codes for the protein MPALTAETVTAAADVAARWIAFRCERSQVPGVQFAVRLGGELLHSSAHGSADLGRGAPLTTGHVFRVASHSKTFTATAVLRLAEQGRLRLDDDLATHVPWVAGEDAELGRASLRELLGHAAGVTRDGTAGDHWQLAGEFPDVAAVRAAVRTGGSLLPRSSRFKYSNVGYALLGLVVEAVTGTGYADHLREVLAPLGLSRTTPDLPAAGELATGYSALAAGPRRPLPHAATGAMAPAAGFCSTAEDLTAWFTSHAEGREGLLSPRSRRLAQRAEWSTGPGPGTYGLGFGRDEVGGRDLVGHGGGFPGHATRSLLDPRSGLAVSVLTNCADGPAGEFALGAVKLVDLFAQRWSPVRAGVTPGVDLDAFCGRWASLWGVTDVVRAGGSLLVLDPDSGEPADAPKVLEVLDARTLRVVDDHGYGEVGETWRLGERPDGTPTLRASSGAVLVPLERCAP
- a CDS encoding alanine racemase; this translates as MTATPHLLVDPGRVEANLARTHAALSGLAVRPHAKTHKSLEVARRQLAAGAVGLSVATVSEAEVFAQVCDDLFIAYPVFLDAERTARVRALGERARVSVGISGTEALPQLPGLHVLVEVDPGMGRSGAPAADAGRIAAAARDAGLVVDGVFAFPGHSYSPDGRAAAAADEARELARAVESLAAEGVAARVVSGGSTPSLGFADRDVLTEYRPGVYVFGDAQQWELGTTDPADIALTVVATVVARFPGRVVADAGSKVLGADRPGYASGFGRLLDHPDARVSALSEHHATITGFDAPVGTRVRLVPNHVCSAVNLADELQVVGSQPWRVDARGCNA